A section of the Acidobacteriota bacterium genome encodes:
- a CDS encoding beta-lactamase family protein, whose amino-acid sequence MNRFDHAAGLIAGAVASGVTPAAVAEVGRATGTLWRAPFGRLTYDAEAPATADDTFFDLASLTKVLATAPLVMRAVDRGQLRLGDPVRGYLPHWRGTDRDDVTIRDLLAHSSGLTAYLPFFRDYSGRAEFERAICALPLEYAPRTRSIYSDLGFMLLGFILEDLFGRSLASCFDELARAIATGPIGFNPPAALRPRTAPTEVDPWRGRLLAGEVHDENCWALGGAAGHAGLFGTAAAVGTFARTVLEAFRRDTALARRTTMELFARRTIDVPDSSRALGWDTMLPTSSCGTKLSARAIGHTGFTGTSLWIDPEQDLYIVLLTNRVHPTRENNRLKELRGKIHDAVLSGILGS is encoded by the coding sequence GTGAACCGCTTCGATCACGCGGCGGGGCTGATCGCTGGCGCCGTGGCGTCAGGCGTGACCCCCGCGGCCGTCGCTGAGGTGGGCCGCGCGACGGGTACCCTCTGGCGCGCCCCCTTCGGTCGCCTCACGTACGACGCCGAGGCGCCCGCCACGGCCGACGACACCTTCTTCGATCTCGCATCGCTCACCAAGGTGCTCGCAACCGCCCCCCTCGTGATGCGTGCCGTGGACCGGGGACAACTCCGCCTGGGCGATCCGGTGCGCGGATACCTGCCCCACTGGCGCGGCACCGATCGAGACGACGTGACCATTCGGGATCTGCTGGCCCACTCGTCCGGCCTCACGGCTTACCTGCCTTTCTTCCGCGACTACAGCGGGCGCGCGGAGTTCGAGCGCGCCATCTGCGCGCTGCCGCTGGAGTACGCGCCGCGCACGCGGTCGATCTACAGCGACCTGGGGTTCATGCTGCTCGGCTTCATCCTCGAGGATCTGTTCGGCCGCAGCCTGGCAAGCTGCTTTGATGAACTCGCGCGCGCGATCGCGACCGGCCCGATCGGCTTCAACCCGCCCGCGGCGCTTCGGCCGCGCACGGCCCCGACCGAGGTGGATCCCTGGCGCGGACGGCTGCTCGCGGGCGAGGTGCACGACGAGAATTGCTGGGCGCTCGGCGGCGCGGCCGGCCACGCCGGCCTGTTCGGCACTGCCGCGGCCGTCGGAACCTTCGCCCGTACGGTCCTCGAGGCGTTCCGCCGCGACACGGCGCTCGCCCGCCGGACGACGATGGAGCTGTTCGCACGCAGGACGATCGATGTGCCGGACAGCTCGCGCGCGCTCGGGTGGGACACGATGCTCCCCACCTCGTCATGCGGCACGAAGCTCTCCGCGCGCGCGATCGGCCACACCGGATTCACCGGCACGTCGCTGTGGATCGACCCGGAGCAGGATCTCTACATCGTGCTGCTCACCAATCGCGTCCACCCGACGCGCGAGAACAACCGGCTCAAGGAGCTGCGCGGGAAAATCCACGACGCGGTCCTCTCCGGCATCCTGGGCTCCTGA